A section of the Deinococcus cellulosilyticus NBRC 106333 = KACC 11606 genome encodes:
- a CDS encoding GNAT family N-acetyltransferase yields MTNYTTDLPGAVDFQSLYLTAGWGNQDKPLEWFEAALKGSWFAVSVYEEEQLIGFGRIISDGAIHAFITEMIVHPDWQGRGIGKEVLSRLVDHCQTQGIRDIQLFCARGKQDFYLKQDFVPRPEDAPGMEWKFKHD; encoded by the coding sequence GTGACGAATTACACCACCGACCTGCCTGGTGCAGTGGATTTCCAGAGTCTTTACCTGACCGCTGGATGGGGAAATCAGGACAAACCGCTGGAGTGGTTTGAAGCTGCCCTGAAAGGGTCGTGGTTTGCTGTTTCGGTGTACGAGGAAGAGCAACTGATCGGGTTTGGAAGGATCATCAGCGACGGGGCGATTCATGCCTTCATCACCGAGATGATTGTCCATCCCGACTGGCAGGGGAGAGGGATTGGGAAAGAAGTGCTTTCCCGACTGGTGGACCACTGCCAGACGCAGGGCATCCGGGACATTCAGCTGTTCTGTGCCCGGGGCAAGCAGGATTTCTACCTGAAGCAGGATTTCGTGCCCAGGCCAGAGGATGCCCCTGGCATGGAGTGGAAGTTCAAGCATGACTGA
- a CDS encoding N-acetyltransferase, whose translation MLTLESIAVPDIHPNAPLMLRKARLTDIDAISELIGYWAVRGLMLVRSKQLLSETIRDFFVLEAEPLEGHPGGIAGVVGLHMLAIDLAEVRGLAVHPSFQGKGLGRWLVLACEREARDLGLPALFAWTYQQKFFENCGFTRIDKTNLHPKVWSECQRCPFYENCNEIAMLKDLK comes from the coding sequence ATGCTGACCTTGGAATCCATCGCTGTCCCTGACATCCACCCGAACGCTCCCCTGATGCTGAGAAAAGCACGCCTCACCGACATTGATGCGATCAGTGAATTGATTGGTTACTGGGCGGTCCGGGGCCTGATGCTGGTGCGCAGCAAGCAACTGCTGTCTGAAACCATCCGTGATTTTTTTGTGCTGGAAGCAGAGCCTCTGGAAGGCCATCCAGGGGGAATCGCTGGTGTGGTCGGCCTTCACATGCTGGCCATTGATCTGGCAGAGGTGCGAGGTCTGGCCGTGCATCCCAGTTTTCAGGGGAAAGGACTCGGTCGCTGGCTGGTGCTGGCCTGTGAAAGGGAAGCAAGAGATCTGGGTTTGCCTGCGCTCTTCGCCTGGACCTACCAGCAGAAATTCTTTGAGAACTGCGGGTTCACCCGCATCGACAAGACCAACCTGCACCCCAAGGTGTGGAGTGAATGCCAGCGTTGCCCTTTCTACGAGAACTGCAACGAGATCGCCATGTTGAAGGACCTGAAGTGA
- a CDS encoding GNAT family N-acetyltransferase: protein MTDPFPYTFRLANMNDLETLATHRYEMFSDMGLKEKVDLEAMREAFVPWVKAQMQAETYLTFFAQKEGQVVAGAALMLVNWPPGHLDANPMRGYLLNVYTQPENRKKGLARLLVEQVIDECRRRKIRALSLHASEYGRPLYEKLGFQNTNEMRIQLGD, encoded by the coding sequence GTGACCGACCCTTTTCCATACACCTTCCGTCTGGCCAACATGAACGATCTTGAAACGCTGGCAACCCACCGTTATGAGATGTTTTCAGACATGGGCCTGAAAGAAAAGGTGGATCTGGAGGCCATGCGGGAGGCTTTTGTCCCCTGGGTGAAGGCCCAGATGCAAGCAGAAACATACCTGACGTTCTTTGCTCAAAAAGAGGGTCAGGTGGTGGCCGGGGCCGCCCTGATGCTGGTCAACTGGCCTCCAGGTCATCTGGACGCGAACCCCATGCGGGGCTACCTCTTGAATGTGTACACCCAGCCTGAGAACCGCAAAAAAGGACTGGCCCGCCTGCTGGTTGAGCAGGTGATCGACGAGTGCCGACGAAGAAAGATCAGGGCATTGTCCTTGCATGCCAGTGAATACGGCAGACCCCTGTACGAGAAGCTGGGATTCCAGAACACCAACGAAATGCGAATTCAACTCGGAGACTGA
- a CDS encoding argininosuccinate synthase, whose translation MTKEKIVLAYSGGLDTSIILKWLQVERNYDVIAFTADLGQGDEVEQARVKALNTGAVNAYALDLKEEFVKDFVFPMMRSSALYEGYYLLGTSIARPLIAKYMVEIAEKEGAVAVSHGATGKGNDQVRFELTAFALKPDIRTVAPWREWDFKGRADLEAFAHEHNIPVPTTKKDPWSMDANMLHISYEGGILEDPWNEPPSHMFKLTVNPEEAPDTPEYVEIEFVAGDPVAINGEKLSPAQLLEKANKIAGAHGVGRVDLVENRFVGMKSRGVYETPGGTLLYHARRAVESLALDREVLHQRDQLAPKYAELIYNGFWFAPEREALQVYFDHVAQRVTGTARIKLYKGSATVAGRKSPYSLYDKELVTFEADSVYNQADAAAFIKLNALRLRVLNRANSKVE comes from the coding sequence ATGACCAAAGAGAAAATCGTACTGGCATACAGCGGAGGACTGGACACCTCCATCATTCTCAAATGGCTGCAGGTTGAACGCAATTACGACGTGATTGCCTTCACCGCTGACCTCGGACAGGGCGATGAAGTGGAACAGGCCCGCGTGAAAGCCCTCAACACTGGCGCTGTGAATGCCTACGCCCTGGACCTCAAAGAGGAATTCGTCAAGGATTTCGTGTTCCCCATGATGCGCTCCAGTGCCCTTTATGAAGGCTACTACCTGCTCGGGACCAGCATTGCCCGTCCCCTGATTGCCAAGTACATGGTCGAGATCGCTGAAAAAGAAGGTGCAGTGGCCGTTTCCCACGGAGCCACCGGAAAAGGCAACGATCAGGTGCGTTTCGAACTGACCGCCTTCGCCCTCAAGCCTGACATCAGAACCGTGGCCCCCTGGCGTGAATGGGACTTCAAAGGCCGTGCAGACCTTGAAGCTTTTGCCCACGAGCACAACATTCCAGTGCCCACCACCAAGAAGGACCCCTGGAGCATGGACGCCAACATGCTGCACATCTCCTACGAGGGTGGCATCCTGGAAGACCCCTGGAACGAGCCCCCAAGCCACATGTTCAAACTGACCGTGAATCCCGAAGAGGCCCCGGACACCCCTGAATACGTGGAAATTGAATTCGTTGCCGGTGATCCTGTCGCCATCAATGGTGAAAAACTCTCTCCTGCACAGCTGCTGGAAAAAGCCAACAAGATCGCCGGAGCGCACGGTGTGGGTCGTGTGGACCTTGTGGAGAACCGCTTTGTGGGCATGAAGTCCCGTGGCGTGTATGAAACCCCCGGTGGAACCCTGCTGTACCATGCCCGCCGTGCTGTGGAGTCCCTGGCCCTGGACCGCGAAGTGCTGCACCAGCGCGATCAGCTTGCCCCCAAATACGCCGAGCTGATTTACAACGGCTTCTGGTTTGCCCCTGAGCGTGAAGCCCTGCAGGTGTACTTCGACCACGTGGCCCAGCGTGTGACCGGAACCGCCCGCATCAAGCTGTACAAAGGCAGTGCCACTGTGGCTGGTCGCAAATCCCCCTACAGCCTCTATGACAAGGAACTGGTCACTTTCGAGGCCGACAGCGTGTACAACCAGGCTGACGCTGCTGCATTCATCAAATTGAATGCCCTGCGTCTGCGTGTGCTGAACCGGGCGAACAGCAAGGTGGAATGA
- the argH gene encoding argininosuccinate lyase encodes MTKKLWGGRFQEATDKLVEVFNASVTFDQKLAEQDIRGSLAHVAMLGKQGILQPEEVTQITEGLNSILEDIRAGNFEWSVSLEDVHMNIESRLRDRIGPVAGKLHTARSRNDQVATDFRLFTKEAALELADLLHGLRTVMVLEAEKHLTSDEGQPVIMPGYTHLQVAQPILLSHWFLAYVEMLERDESRFRDAAKRMDESPLGAGALAGTPWPIDRFATAEALGFARPTRNSLDSVGSRDFALEFLAACSIATAHLSRLSEELILYSTFEFGFLTLPDSHTTGSSIMPQKKNPDVSELSRGKAGRVFGDLMALLTVVKGTPLAYNKDFQEDKEPVFDAFETLAIILQLHIDMMPKAKWHAKVTRRAAQRGYSTATDLADYLARKGLPFREAHEVAGELVHLCVSQDRQLWDLTEEELKNAHELLTSDVAQYLTVESSANARLSYGGTGLERVREAVQDAKERL; translated from the coding sequence ATGACCAAGAAACTTTGGGGAGGACGTTTCCAGGAGGCCACCGACAAACTGGTGGAGGTCTTCAATGCGTCTGTCACCTTTGACCAGAAACTTGCAGAGCAGGACATCCGGGGCAGTCTTGCTCATGTCGCCATGCTGGGCAAGCAGGGGATTTTGCAGCCCGAAGAAGTCACCCAGATCACAGAAGGCCTCAATAGCATTCTGGAAGACATCCGTGCGGGCAACTTCGAGTGGAGCGTGTCTTTAGAAGACGTGCACATGAACATTGAATCCCGCCTCAGGGACCGCATCGGTCCAGTGGCTGGAAAACTCCACACTGCACGCTCCAGAAACGATCAGGTGGCCACCGATTTTCGGCTGTTCACCAAGGAAGCTGCGCTGGAGCTGGCGGACCTGCTGCATGGCCTGAGAACCGTGATGGTCCTGGAGGCCGAAAAGCACCTGACCAGTGATGAAGGCCAGCCCGTGATCATGCCCGGTTACACCCACCTGCAGGTGGCCCAGCCCATTTTGCTGTCCCACTGGTTCCTGGCTTACGTGGAAATGCTGGAAAGAGACGAATCCCGCTTCCGGGACGCTGCAAAGCGTATGGATGAAAGCCCCCTGGGTGCAGGCGCACTGGCCGGAACCCCCTGGCCCATTGACCGCTTTGCCACTGCTGAAGCGCTTGGTTTTGCCCGTCCCACCCGCAACAGTCTGGACAGCGTGGGCAGCCGTGATTTTGCGCTGGAATTCCTGGCTGCCTGCAGCATTGCCACCGCGCACCTGAGCCGCCTCTCTGAGGAACTGATCCTTTACAGCACCTTCGAGTTTGGTTTCCTGACCCTGCCAGACAGTCACACCACGGGTTCCAGCATCATGCCCCAGAAGAAGAACCCTGACGTGTCCGAGCTGTCCCGTGGCAAGGCAGGACGGGTTTTTGGTGACCTGATGGCCCTCCTGACAGTGGTCAAAGGAACCCCTCTGGCTTACAACAAGGACTTCCAGGAAGACAAAGAGCCTGTTTTTGATGCTTTTGAAACCCTGGCGATCATCCTGCAACTGCACATCGACATGATGCCAAAAGCAAAGTGGCATGCGAAAGTGACCCGTCGTGCTGCCCAGCGCGGTTACTCCACTGCAACAGACCTTGCAGATTACCTTGCCAGGAAGGGTTTACCCTTCAGGGAAGCCCACGAGGTGGCGGGAGAACTGGTGCACCTGTGCGTTTCTCAGGACCGGCAACTCTGGGACCTCACCGAAGAGGAACTGAAAAACGCCCACGAACTGCTGACTTCTGATGTGGCCCAGTACCTGACCGTGGAATCCAGCGCCAACGCCCGACTGTCTTATGGTGGCACTGGACTGGAGCGGGTCAGAGAAGCCGTTCAGGACGCCAAGGAACGCCTGTAA
- a CDS encoding HIT family protein, with the protein MKVSFLLDGSQFRKYKQEWEEHLAHPEKNPLLDEAGLRRNSFVLENDLCLYSQNPQFSDGLTGSGIIVTKAPRATVFDLTPGEWVATYELLHQVKAHLDHMYRPDGYTVGWNVSPAGGQHIPQVHLHVIPRFETDPFAGCGIRYFYRECLKQPSSPQFP; encoded by the coding sequence GTGAAAGTCAGTTTTCTGCTCGATGGCTCCCAGTTTCGCAAGTACAAACAGGAGTGGGAAGAACATCTGGCCCATCCAGAAAAGAATCCTCTGCTGGATGAGGCAGGACTCAGACGAAATTCTTTTGTGCTGGAGAATGACCTGTGCCTGTACAGCCAGAATCCACAGTTCTCTGATGGGCTCACTGGCAGCGGAATCATCGTCACGAAAGCTCCGAGGGCAACCGTGTTTGACCTGACCCCTGGAGAATGGGTTGCAACATATGAACTGCTTCATCAGGTGAAAGCCCACCTGGACCACATGTACAGGCCTGATGGGTACACAGTGGGCTGGAATGTGAGTCCTGCTGGAGGGCAACACATCCCACAGGTGCATCTGCATGTGATTCCACGTTTTGAAACCGATCCATTCGCTGGGTGTGGCATCCGCTATTTTTACCGGGAGTGCCTCAAGCAGCCCTCAAGCCCTCAATTCCCCTGA
- a CDS encoding GNAT family N-acetyltransferase — MKSLQPATREDAELIVSLVHRAWKDTIDPRSSGHRMTAPEVLEIFDDGGGGFLVSRDDTVVGCICYRPNGKTLELSKLAVLPEARKQGFSIMLVQAVEDYARQHNFKRILLAVSQYNLSVIPLYEKLGYTINENEVYEHSHPGSPTPVVMTRKLQTRKDYRLRAATLEDAPTIASLVRAAWRNTIDERSSGHRLTPEAVQENLKCGGGFIMEEHFNYGETRPVGCVCFVPDGDTIDLMKLAVLNDTRGYGLAKRLVLAVEEHAVKEGFKKVLLAVSTYNLSVIPFYERLGYSIDEEAVYKHPSASVPGPKVMVKSL; from the coding sequence ATGAAATCACTCCAACCTGCCACACGTGAAGATGCTGAACTGATTGTTTCTCTGGTGCACCGGGCCTGGAAGGACACCATCGATCCCCGGTCCAGCGGTCACCGCATGACTGCGCCCGAAGTGCTGGAGATTTTTGATGATGGGGGCGGGGGCTTTCTGGTTTCCCGGGACGACACTGTGGTGGGATGCATCTGCTACAGGCCCAATGGCAAGACGCTGGAACTCTCCAAACTGGCTGTTTTGCCTGAAGCCCGCAAACAGGGGTTTTCCATCATGCTGGTGCAGGCTGTTGAGGATTACGCCCGTCAGCACAACTTCAAACGCATTCTGCTTGCGGTGAGCCAGTACAACCTCTCGGTGATTCCGCTGTACGAGAAACTGGGTTACACCATCAACGAGAACGAGGTGTATGAGCATTCCCATCCGGGCAGTCCCACTCCGGTGGTGATGACCCGCAAGTTGCAGACCCGCAAGGATTACCGCCTGAGGGCCGCAACGCTGGAAGATGCCCCCACCATTGCCTCTCTGGTGCGTGCCGCCTGGAGAAACACCATCGACGAGCGGTCCAGTGGTCATCGCCTCACCCCCGAGGCGGTGCAGGAAAACCTGAAGTGTGGGGGCGGATTCATCATGGAAGAGCACTTCAACTATGGGGAAACCCGCCCTGTGGGCTGTGTGTGCTTTGTGCCTGATGGAGACACCATTGACCTGATGAAACTGGCTGTTTTAAACGACACCAGAGGATACGGTCTGGCCAAACGTCTGGTGCTGGCGGTGGAAGAACATGCAGTCAAAGAAGGATTCAAAAAAGTCCTGCTGGCTGTGAGCACGTACAATCTCTCGGTGATTCCCTTTTACGAGAGGCTTGGGTACAGCATCGATGAGGAGGCTGTATATAAGCACCCCAGTGCCTCCGTGCCCGGTCCAAAGGTGATGGTGAAGAGCCTGTGA